The proteins below come from a single Burkholderia humptydooensis genomic window:
- the rplP gene encoding 50S ribosomal protein L16 — protein sequence MLQPKRRKYRKEQKGRNTGIATRGNAVSFGEFGLKAVGRGRLTARQIEAARRAMTRHIKRGGRIWIRIFPDKPISQKPAEVRMGNGKGNPEYYVAEIQPGKMLYEMDGVTEELAREAFRLAAAKLPLKTTFIVRQLGA from the coding sequence ATGCTGCAACCGAAACGCAGGAAGTATCGCAAAGAGCAGAAGGGGCGTAACACCGGTATCGCCACGCGCGGCAACGCCGTGTCGTTCGGTGAGTTCGGCCTGAAGGCTGTCGGTCGCGGCCGTCTGACCGCGCGTCAGATCGAGGCGGCGCGTCGTGCAATGACGCGTCACATCAAGCGCGGCGGCCGCATCTGGATCCGCATCTTCCCGGACAAGCCGATTTCGCAGAAGCCGGCCGAAGTGCGGATGGGTAACGGTAAGGGTAACCCTGAGTACTACGTCGCCGAGATTCAGCCGGGCAAGATGCTGTATGAAATGGATGGCGTAACCGAAGAACTGGCGCGTGAGGCGTTCCGTCTGGCCGCAGCGAAGCTGCCGCTGAAGACGACGTTCATCGTGCGTCAGCTCGGCGCCTAA
- the rplE gene encoding 50S ribosomal protein L5, whose protein sequence is MARFQEFYKEKVVPGLIEKFGYKSVMEVPRITKITLNMGLGEAVADKKVIENAVGDLTKIAGQKPVVTKARKAIAGFKIRQGYPIGAMVTLRGRAMYEFLDRFVTVALPRVRDFRGVSGRAFDGRGNYNIGVKEQIIFPEIDYDKIDALRGLNISITTTAKTDDEAKALLASFKFPFRN, encoded by the coding sequence ATGGCACGTTTTCAAGAGTTTTACAAAGAGAAGGTTGTTCCCGGCCTGATCGAGAAGTTCGGCTACAAGTCGGTCATGGAAGTGCCGCGCATCACCAAGATCACCCTGAACATGGGTCTTGGCGAAGCGGTCGCCGACAAGAAGGTCATCGAGAACGCCGTCGGTGATCTGACGAAGATCGCGGGCCAGAAGCCCGTCGTGACGAAGGCTCGCAAGGCAATCGCGGGCTTCAAGATTCGCCAGGGCTATCCGATCGGCGCGATGGTCACGCTGCGCGGCCGTGCGATGTACGAATTCCTCGATCGTTTCGTGACGGTTGCCCTGCCCCGCGTGCGCGACTTCCGCGGCGTGTCGGGTCGTGCTTTCGACGGTCGCGGCAACTACAACATCGGTGTGAAAGAGCAGATCATTTTCCCCGAAATCGATTACGACAAGATCGACGCGCTGCGTGGGCTGAACATCAGCATCACGACGACTGCGAAGACCGACGACGAAGCGAAGGCTCTGCTCGCCAGCTTCAAGTTCCCGTTCAGAAACTGA
- the rpsH gene encoding 30S ribosomal protein S8 produces the protein MSMSDPIADMLTRIRNAQMVEKVSVSMPSSKVKVAIAQVLKDEGYIDDFAVKADGAKAELNIALKYYAGRPVIERLERVSKPGLRVYRGRNEIPQVMNGLGVAIVSTPKGVMTDRKARATGVGGEVICYVA, from the coding sequence ATGAGCATGAGTGATCCTATCGCCGATATGCTGACTCGCATCCGCAACGCGCAGATGGTCGAGAAGGTTTCGGTGTCGATGCCCTCGTCGAAGGTCAAGGTTGCGATCGCGCAGGTCCTGAAGGACGAAGGCTATATCGACGATTTCGCCGTGAAGGCGGATGGCGCGAAGGCCGAACTGAACATCGCGCTGAAGTACTACGCAGGCCGTCCGGTCATCGAGCGCCTCGAGCGCGTGTCGAAGCCGGGCCTGCGCGTGTACCGCGGCCGCAACGAGATTCCGCAGGTCATGAATGGCCTCGGTGTGGCTATCGTGTCGACGCCGAAGGGCGTGATGACCGACCGCAAGGCGCGCGCTACGGGCGTCGGCGGCGAAGTCATCTGCTACGTCGCTTAA
- the rplX gene encoding 50S ribosomal protein L24 has protein sequence MNKIRKGDEVIVITGKDKGKRGVVLAVGAEHVTVEGINLVKKHVKPNPMKGTTGGVEAKTMPLHISNVALVDANGKASRVGIKVEDGKKVRFLKTTGAVLGA, from the coding sequence ATGAACAAGATTCGCAAGGGTGACGAAGTGATCGTCATCACCGGCAAGGACAAGGGCAAGCGCGGTGTCGTGCTGGCCGTGGGCGCCGAGCATGTGACGGTCGAGGGCATCAACCTCGTCAAGAAGCATGTGAAGCCGAACCCGATGAAGGGTACGACGGGCGGCGTGGAAGCGAAGACGATGCCGCTGCATATTTCGAACGTCGCACTGGTCGACGCGAACGGCAAGGCTTCGCGTGTTGGCATCAAGGTCGAGGATGGCAAGAAGGTTCGCTTCCTGAAGACGACCGGTGCCGTGCTGGGCGCCTGA
- the rplN gene encoding 50S ribosomal protein L14 — MIQTESRLEVADNTGAREVMCIKVLGGSKRRYASIGDIIKVSVKEATPRGRVKKGEIYNAVVVRTAKGVRRQDGSLIKFDGNAAVLLNNKLEPIGTRIFGPVTRELRSERFMKIVSLAPEVL, encoded by the coding sequence ATGATCCAGACCGAATCTCGGCTTGAAGTGGCCGACAACACGGGTGCGCGTGAAGTCATGTGCATCAAGGTGCTCGGCGGCTCGAAGCGTCGTTATGCCAGCATTGGCGACATCATCAAGGTGAGCGTCAAAGAGGCAACGCCGCGCGGGCGCGTGAAGAAAGGCGAAATCTACAACGCCGTGGTGGTCCGCACCGCCAAGGGCGTTCGTCGTCAAGACGGCTCGCTGATCAAGTTCGACGGCAACGCCGCTGTGCTTTTGAATAACAAGCTCGAGCCGATCGGCACCCGTATCTTCGGGCCGGTCACGCGTGAGCTGCGTAGCGAACGATTCATGAAGATCGTGTCGCTGGCGCCGGAAGTGCTGTAA
- the rplF gene encoding 50S ribosomal protein L6 yields MSRVGKSPIALQGAEVKLADGAIIVKGPLGTITQAVNPLVNVANNDGTLNLSPVDDSREANALSGTMRAIIANAVHGVTKGFERKLTLVGVGYRAQAQGDKLNLSLGFSHPVVHQMPEGIKAETPTQTEIVIKGIDKQKVGQVAAEVRGYRPPEPYKGKGVRYADEVVILKETKKK; encoded by the coding sequence ATGTCTCGAGTAGGTAAGAGCCCGATCGCGCTGCAAGGCGCGGAAGTCAAGCTGGCCGACGGTGCGATCATCGTCAAGGGCCCGCTGGGCACCATCACGCAAGCGGTCAATCCGCTCGTGAACGTGGCGAACAACGACGGCACGCTGAATCTGTCGCCGGTCGACGACAGCCGCGAAGCAAATGCACTGTCGGGCACGATGCGCGCGATCATCGCGAATGCCGTGCACGGCGTGACCAAGGGTTTCGAGCGCAAGCTGACGCTGGTGGGCGTCGGTTATCGTGCGCAGGCGCAAGGCGACAAGCTGAACCTGTCGCTGGGTTTCTCGCACCCGGTGGTGCACCAGATGCCGGAAGGCATCAAGGCTGAAACCCCGACGCAAACCGAAATCGTGATCAAGGGGATCGACAAGCAGAAAGTCGGCCAAGTGGCTGCGGAAGTCCGCGGCTACCGTCCGCCCGAGCCTTACAAGGGCAAGGGCGTGCGCTATGCCGACGAGGTTGTGATCCTCAAAGAAACGAAGAAGAAGTAA
- the rpsQ gene encoding 30S ribosomal protein S17 has protein sequence MNDSVKTSLKRTLVGKVVSNKMDKTVTVLVEHRVKHPIYGKYVVRSKKYHAHDEANTYNEGDLVEIQETRPVSKTKAWAVSRLVEAARVI, from the coding sequence ATGAACGATAGCGTGAAAACCTCGCTGAAGCGGACGCTCGTCGGTAAGGTCGTCAGCAACAAGATGGACAAGACCGTCACCGTGCTGGTCGAGCACCGCGTCAAGCACCCGATCTACGGCAAGTATGTCGTGCGTTCGAAGAAGTACCACGCGCACGATGAAGCGAACACCTACAACGAAGGCGATCTCGTCGAAATTCAGGAAACCCGTCCTGTTTCGAAGACGAAGGCCTGGGCGGTGTCGCGTCTCGTCGAGGCAGCCCGCGTGATCTAA
- the rpsN gene encoding 30S ribosomal protein S14, translating into MAKLALIEREKKRARLAQKYAPKRAELKAIIDDASKSDEERYAARLELQQLPRNANPTRKRNRCAITGRPRGTFRKFGLARNKIREIAFRGEIPGLTKASW; encoded by the coding sequence GTGGCTAAACTGGCACTGATCGAACGTGAAAAGAAGCGCGCTCGCCTTGCGCAAAAGTACGCTCCGAAGCGTGCTGAACTGAAGGCGATCATCGACGACGCGAGCAAGTCCGACGAAGAGCGTTACGCCGCTCGCCTGGAACTGCAACAACTGCCCCGCAACGCGAACCCGACCCGCAAGCGTAACCGCTGCGCGATCACGGGCCGTCCGCGCGGCACGTTCCGCAAGTTCGGCCTCGCGCGCAACAAGATTCGTGAAATCGCATTCCGTGGCGAGATTCCTGGCCTGACCAAGGCGAGCTGGTAA
- the rpmC gene encoding 50S ribosomal protein L29, with protein MKASELLQKDQAALNKELSDLLKAQFGLRMQLATQQLTNTSQLKKVRRDIARVRTVLTQKANQK; from the coding sequence ATGAAGGCTTCCGAACTTCTCCAGAAAGATCAGGCCGCGCTCAACAAGGAGCTGTCGGACCTGTTGAAGGCGCAATTCGGCCTGCGCATGCAACTCGCGACCCAGCAGCTCACGAACACGAGCCAGTTGAAGAAGGTTCGTCGCGATATCGCGCGTGTGCGGACCGTCCTGACTCAGAAGGCGAACCAGAAATGA